One Luteolibacter flavescens genomic region harbors:
- a CDS encoding carboxylesterase/lipase family protein: MKSLVMPFSGKAALLALLIAPLSSLADEGKDVPALQVRVTGGTIEGSTGTDASVRAFKGIPFAKPPVGELRWKAPQPAEAWDGVKKATTYAPGPIQESVLNLMLGAPTDFSEDCLYLNVWTPAKSAGERLPVMYWIHGGAFAMGSTSTPIYDGSQLTKRGVVVVSVGYRLGAFGFLAHPELTKEGGKGNFGLLDQIAGLKWVRENIAAFGGDPGCVTIFGESAGSVSVGLLATSPKAKDLFHRVIAQSGSSFSPPKTANEAGHFVPTLQLAEVEGVKFLEKLGAKDIAAARALPAKKVLKGGFAPMPCIDADVVPMDSHTAFLRGEFNDTPVMTGSNSDDGGMFALATTPGRFRETAATFGEHADKILAAYPHAKWSESSRAGKDAIRDICFAWPAWTWARLQSAHGKNKAFLYYYDHRNSPDKGADHGAEIAYIFGNVARSKPADRAMSDLVSSYWVNFAKTGDPNGPGLPEWTAFTGKSGKAMDLDAQPGMHPVPNLEQLKVWDAYYESCREKAQAP, encoded by the coding sequence ATGAAATCCCTGGTCATGCCTTTTTCCGGGAAGGCGGCATTGCTCGCCCTCCTCATTGCTCCCCTTTCCTCACTCGCGGACGAAGGGAAGGATGTGCCAGCGCTTCAGGTGAGGGTCACCGGGGGAACGATCGAGGGGAGCACCGGCACCGACGCCTCGGTGCGGGCTTTCAAGGGCATTCCTTTCGCGAAGCCTCCGGTGGGCGAGCTGCGCTGGAAGGCACCGCAACCAGCCGAGGCGTGGGACGGAGTGAAGAAGGCCACGACGTATGCACCGGGGCCGATCCAGGAGAGCGTGCTGAACCTGATGCTGGGCGCGCCGACGGATTTCTCCGAGGACTGCCTCTATCTGAATGTCTGGACGCCCGCGAAATCTGCGGGCGAGCGCCTGCCGGTGATGTATTGGATTCACGGCGGTGCCTTCGCGATGGGCTCCACCTCCACCCCGATCTACGATGGCAGCCAGCTCACGAAAAGGGGCGTGGTGGTCGTCTCCGTGGGATACCGGCTCGGAGCATTCGGCTTCCTCGCGCATCCGGAGCTGACGAAGGAGGGCGGCAAGGGAAACTTCGGGCTGCTCGATCAGATCGCGGGGCTGAAATGGGTGCGGGAGAACATCGCCGCATTCGGAGGTGATCCCGGCTGCGTGACCATTTTCGGCGAGTCGGCTGGCTCGGTATCGGTCGGCCTGCTGGCGACCTCGCCAAAGGCAAAGGACCTCTTCCACCGGGTGATCGCCCAGAGCGGCTCATCGTTCTCCCCGCCGAAAACGGCGAACGAAGCAGGCCACTTCGTCCCGACTCTCCAGCTCGCCGAAGTCGAGGGCGTGAAGTTTTTGGAGAAGCTCGGCGCGAAGGACATCGCCGCAGCACGCGCGCTCCCCGCGAAAAAAGTCCTGAAGGGCGGCTTTGCCCCCATGCCGTGCATTGATGCCGATGTCGTGCCGATGGACTCACACACGGCTTTTCTCCGTGGCGAATTCAATGACACGCCCGTGATGACGGGCAGCAATTCCGACGATGGCGGGATGTTTGCGCTCGCGACCACGCCGGGGAGATTCCGCGAGACGGCCGCCACCTTCGGCGAGCACGCGGACAAGATCCTCGCTGCCTACCCGCACGCGAAATGGAGCGAGTCATCGCGCGCCGGAAAGGATGCCATCCGTGACATCTGCTTCGCGTGGCCCGCGTGGACCTGGGCACGGCTCCAATCTGCCCACGGGAAAAACAAGGCATTCCTCTACTACTACGATCATCGTAATTCGCCGGACAAGGGTGCCGACCACGGGGCGGAGATCGCCTACATCTTCGGGAATGTCGCCCGCTCAAAGCCCGCGGACCGGGCGATGAGCGACCTCGTGAGCAGCTACTGGGTGAACTTCGCGAAGACCGGCGACCCCAATGGCCCGGGCTTGCCGGAGTGGACCGCCTTCACGGGCAAGAGCGGCAAGGCGATGGATCTCGATGCCCAGCCGGGGATGCACCCGGTGCCGAACCTGGAACAGCTCAAGGTCTGGGACGCATACTACGAGTCGTGCCGCGAGAAGGCGCAGGCTCCGTAA
- a CDS encoding ROK family protein: MSDPIFIGIDSGATTSKIAAVQSDGSIFPSELLQRPTSSEGGPAAVIAAWIGAINEFLAQHGLEWSQVEGVGLAVPGPRRSYGVLDTSPNLPAEFDGWNVEHDLRVALERESGRILPLALGNDGNLGGVAEAHRARGTDECSVVMLAPGSGLGGAYVDASGLPLDGDTLAGMEAGHLAAPLHLLGVDALTCGCGRDWGCYEMYTSLAGLPGLLERALPRYPGHVLADPSLGKKERVLKLRGLAQDGDALALELFDLQAKAMGLLVAELSMAVDPGCFVVGGGLIDPDATTVEFRERYLGGIRETALKYLWPTQRTTLRIVPATLGELSQAVGAALVARHIAREAS, translated from the coding sequence ATGAGCGACCCAATTTTCATCGGCATCGATAGCGGTGCCACCACCTCCAAGATCGCCGCGGTGCAAAGCGACGGCTCCATCTTCCCCAGCGAGCTGCTCCAGCGCCCCACCTCCTCGGAAGGAGGCCCGGCGGCGGTGATCGCGGCATGGATCGGCGCGATCAACGAATTCCTCGCCCAGCACGGGCTGGAGTGGTCGCAGGTGGAGGGTGTCGGCCTCGCCGTCCCCGGCCCGCGCCGCAGCTACGGTGTGCTGGATACCTCGCCGAATCTCCCTGCCGAATTCGACGGCTGGAACGTGGAGCACGATCTCCGCGTCGCCCTGGAGCGCGAGTCCGGCCGCATACTGCCGCTGGCGCTGGGCAATGACGGGAATCTCGGCGGTGTCGCCGAGGCGCATCGTGCCCGCGGCACAGATGAGTGCAGTGTGGTGATGCTGGCTCCCGGCTCCGGTCTGGGTGGTGCCTATGTCGATGCCTCCGGCCTGCCGCTGGATGGCGATACTTTGGCCGGCATGGAGGCGGGCCACCTCGCCGCGCCGCTGCATCTGCTGGGTGTGGACGCGCTGACCTGCGGCTGCGGTCGCGACTGGGGATGCTACGAGATGTATACCAGCCTCGCCGGTCTGCCGGGCCTGCTGGAGCGCGCCTTGCCTCGCTACCCGGGTCACGTGCTGGCGGATCCGTCGCTCGGGAAGAAGGAGCGCGTGCTGAAGCTGCGCGGCCTCGCCCAGGATGGCGACGCTCTGGCGCTCGAGCTTTTCGACCTCCAGGCAAAGGCGATGGGCCTGCTGGTGGCCGAGCTTTCCATGGCGGTGGACCCCGGTTGCTTTGTTGTCGGCGGAGGACTCATCGACCCGGATGCGACCACGGTGGAATTCCGCGAGCGCTACCTCGGTGGCATCCGCGAGACCGCGCTGAAGTATCTCTGGCCGACCCAGCGCACCACGCTGCGCATCGTCCCTGCGACGCTTGGCGAGCTTTCGCAGGCAGTGGGTGCGGCGCTGGTCGCCCGCCACATTGCACGCGAGGCGTCCTGA
- a CDS encoding LysR family transcriptional regulator, with the protein MELYQLRTFLTIAEEGNLTRAAEKLFTSQPAVSAQVKQLEEELGVKLFERSARGMALTREGKMLQEKARRIVEAARDFKHSAESLRETVSGELVFGLNNRPEVLKIVEVLGALTSEHPELNYDLVNGSSGTILEGIDDGSISIGFFEGVCEFPRIESHVLEPIELCIAAPAAWARELSSPDWKVLETKPWIFVSRACSYFRAIESICSDQGLKLQQRFRVDECLTVLNLVAEGLGLTLAARNHIEAPEFQGRIIALPHFQTTVNLSIGYLRENADRPAVAAARDVVLGLWKNDLAARDSSVTRGRGIRAARPKGRSHR; encoded by the coding sequence ATGGAACTCTATCAACTGCGCACCTTCCTCACGATCGCCGAAGAGGGAAACCTGACCCGCGCCGCGGAAAAGCTCTTCACCAGCCAGCCTGCCGTGAGCGCGCAGGTCAAGCAACTGGAGGAAGAACTGGGCGTGAAGCTCTTCGAGCGCAGCGCCCGCGGCATGGCGCTGACCCGGGAAGGCAAGATGCTACAGGAGAAGGCGCGGCGCATCGTGGAGGCGGCACGCGATTTCAAACACAGCGCCGAGAGCCTGCGGGAAACGGTCTCGGGCGAGCTTGTCTTCGGCCTGAACAACCGGCCGGAGGTGCTGAAGATCGTGGAAGTGCTCGGAGCCCTCACATCCGAACATCCCGAGCTGAACTACGATCTGGTCAATGGCAGCAGCGGGACGATCCTGGAAGGCATCGACGACGGTTCGATCTCCATCGGATTCTTCGAGGGCGTGTGCGAGTTCCCGCGGATCGAGTCGCATGTCCTGGAGCCCATCGAGCTCTGCATCGCCGCTCCTGCGGCTTGGGCGCGCGAGCTTTCCTCGCCGGATTGGAAGGTGCTGGAAACCAAGCCGTGGATCTTCGTGTCTCGGGCGTGCTCGTATTTCCGGGCGATCGAGTCAATCTGCAGCGACCAGGGGCTAAAGCTCCAGCAGCGCTTCCGCGTGGATGAATGCCTAACGGTGCTGAATCTGGTGGCGGAAGGCCTCGGCCTCACCCTGGCGGCCCGCAATCACATCGAGGCACCGGAGTTCCAAGGACGCATCATCGCCCTGCCCCATTTCCAGACCACGGTGAATCTCTCCATCGGCTACCTGCGGGAAAATGCCGACCGCCCCGCCGTCGCTGCGGCGCGTGATGTCGTCCTCGGATTGTGGAAAAACGATCTGGCGGCGCGGGATAGCTCAGTCACCCGAGGCCGGGGTATCCGCGCAGCGCGACCGAAGGGCCGCAGCCATCGCTGA
- a CDS encoding DUF2917 domain-containing protein → MKISLKNRAVVSLDLSTGDRLRLATDAGTAWVTMEGRADDLALTASQALAFSGPGRLVIEAIDGGMTIHATRTTHRPVTEGTTAALPHTRQDLARR, encoded by the coding sequence ATGAAGATCTCCCTGAAAAACCGGGCGGTCGTGTCGCTCGATCTTTCCACCGGCGATCGGCTCAGGCTTGCCACGGATGCCGGCACCGCTTGGGTGACCATGGAAGGCCGTGCCGATGACTTGGCACTGACCGCCTCGCAGGCACTCGCTTTCTCAGGCCCTGGTCGTCTCGTCATCGAGGCGATTGATGGCGGGATGACCATCCACGCAACCAGGACGACCCATCGTCCAGTCACGGAAGGGACGACCGCGGCCCTCCCCCACACCCGCCAGGATCTGGCGAGGCGGTGA
- the argS gene encoding arginine--tRNA ligase has protein sequence MTLIQDLESRLSAAFQQVLGESVDAPVVAAADLRFGDYQSNAAMAQAKQRKTNPRALAQQVIDAIDLGDLGTADIAGPGFINFKISPATFAARAQAQLADTRLGVPDIGAGKTVVVDFSAPNVAKPMHVGHIRSTIIGDSLARISRFLGFKVITDNHIGDWGTQFGMILHGWKTLLNEDALAADPIAELLRVYREVNATKEQPGVLDTCKAELVKLQAGDAENLAIWQRCIDVSKAGLQKIYDRLDVHFDHWLGESYFNDRLPSLVEEFLEKGLARVSEGAVCIFSDETKAPEQDPFKIHREEGWTDNPSIIRKGDGGFLYATTDLATLEYRVDEWKADEIWYVVGVPQQLHFRQIFDAAHRWGKKGEFRHIAFGSILGEDRKLMRTRSGENVGLIEVLGEAVERAAAAIAEKNPDLPADEAKEVAEIVGIGAVKFAELSQNRLTDYVFAWDRMLALQGDTAPYLQYSHVRIRSIFRKLDGPFEATGVELHLAEDAEVHLSRLLARFGEVLPQVLDDHRPNLLTNYLLELARAFHSFFEACPVLKADEPVRSSRLALCELTSRVLSTGLGLLGIRCPERM, from the coding sequence ATGACCCTGATCCAGGACCTCGAATCCCGCCTGTCCGCCGCCTTCCAGCAGGTGCTCGGTGAATCCGTCGATGCGCCCGTGGTGGCCGCTGCCGACCTGCGCTTCGGCGACTACCAGAGCAATGCCGCCATGGCACAGGCCAAGCAGCGCAAGACGAACCCGCGCGCGCTGGCCCAGCAGGTGATCGACGCCATTGATCTCGGCGACCTCGGCACGGCGGACATTGCCGGACCCGGCTTCATCAATTTCAAGATCAGCCCGGCGACGTTCGCCGCACGCGCGCAGGCCCAGCTTGCCGACACCCGTCTCGGCGTGCCGGACATCGGCGCGGGCAAGACGGTAGTCGTGGATTTCTCCGCGCCGAACGTCGCGAAGCCCATGCACGTCGGTCACATCCGCTCGACCATCATCGGCGACTCGCTGGCCCGCATTTCCCGATTCCTCGGCTTCAAGGTCATCACCGACAACCACATCGGCGACTGGGGCACGCAATTCGGCATGATCCTCCACGGCTGGAAGACGCTTCTGAACGAAGATGCGCTCGCCGCAGATCCCATCGCCGAGCTGCTGCGGGTCTATCGCGAGGTGAATGCCACGAAGGAACAGCCGGGAGTGCTGGATACCTGCAAGGCCGAGCTGGTGAAGCTCCAGGCCGGGGACGCCGAGAACCTCGCCATCTGGCAGCGCTGCATCGATGTCTCGAAGGCCGGCCTGCAGAAGATCTACGACCGCCTCGACGTCCACTTCGACCACTGGCTGGGCGAGAGCTATTTCAATGACCGCCTCCCGAGTCTCGTCGAGGAGTTCCTGGAAAAGGGCCTCGCACGCGTCAGCGAGGGAGCTGTCTGCATTTTCTCCGACGAGACCAAGGCTCCGGAGCAGGACCCCTTCAAGATCCACCGCGAGGAAGGCTGGACGGACAATCCCTCGATCATCCGCAAGGGCGACGGCGGATTCCTCTATGCCACCACCGACCTCGCCACGCTGGAATACCGTGTGGACGAGTGGAAAGCGGACGAGATCTGGTATGTCGTCGGCGTCCCGCAGCAGCTCCATTTCCGCCAGATCTTCGACGCCGCCCACCGCTGGGGGAAGAAGGGGGAATTCCGCCACATCGCCTTCGGCTCTATTCTCGGCGAGGACCGCAAGCTGATGCGGACGCGCTCCGGCGAAAACGTCGGCCTCATCGAAGTGCTCGGCGAAGCGGTCGAGCGCGCCGCCGCGGCCATCGCGGAGAAGAACCCGGACCTGCCGGCAGACGAGGCAAAGGAGGTCGCCGAGATCGTCGGTATCGGCGCGGTGAAGTTCGCCGAGCTCTCGCAGAACCGCCTGACCGACTACGTGTTCGCTTGGGATCGGATGCTTGCGCTTCAAGGCGACACCGCACCGTATCTCCAATACAGCCATGTGCGCATCCGCTCGATCTTCCGCAAGCTCGATGGCCCCTTCGAGGCGACGGGCGTGGAGCTTCATCTGGCGGAGGACGCGGAAGTCCACCTCTCGCGTCTCCTCGCCCGCTTCGGCGAAGTGTTGCCGCAGGTGCTCGACGACCATCGTCCGAACCTGCTAACGAATTACCTCCTGGAGCTGGCCCGTGCCTTCCACTCCTTTTTCGAGGCCTGCCCGGTGCTCAAGGCGGATGAGCCCGTCCGCTCCAGCCGCCTCGCGCTCTGCGAGCTGACCAGCCGCGTGCTCAGCACGGGTCTCGGCCTGCTCGGCATCCGCTGCCCGGAGCGGATGTAA
- a CDS encoding PTS sugar transporter subunit IIA, translating to MKLANLLNPERIILEMNSGEHWPAIVELIDRLVSCGALPAEMREEVLAALKIREEQVSTGVGHGVAIPHAFSDKLDKVITIFGRSKSGIDFEALDGKPVHFVILFLVPKKDYHLHLQTLAAIAKMFTNAEIRRRLGEAGCHQEILDIFAGKPPKAAGLA from the coding sequence ATGAAGTTGGCCAATCTGCTCAATCCCGAACGCATCATCCTTGAGATGAATTCCGGGGAGCATTGGCCCGCCATCGTGGAGTTGATCGACCGTTTGGTCTCCTGTGGTGCGCTCCCTGCCGAGATGCGCGAGGAAGTCCTCGCCGCCCTGAAGATCCGCGAGGAGCAGGTCAGCACCGGAGTCGGCCATGGCGTTGCCATCCCCCATGCCTTCTCGGACAAGCTGGACAAGGTGATCACCATCTTCGGCCGTTCGAAGTCGGGCATCGATTTCGAGGCGCTGGATGGCAAGCCGGTCCACTTCGTGATCCTCTTTTTGGTGCCGAAGAAGGACTACCACCTCCATCTCCAGACCCTCGCCGCGATCGCGAAGATGTTCACGAATGCCGAGATCCGACGACGACTTGGCGAGGCAGGCTGCCATCAGGAGATCCTCGATATCTTCGCTGGCAAGCCGCCAAAGGCCGCAGGCTTGGCGTGA
- the lepB gene encoding signal peptidase I: MNIRKLAVPLCFLLFGIVVMTLVLTGTVKIFEIPTGSMTPTIQPGDHVTATRIFNPAGKVEKGDLVIFDAIKASARLSDSKYVQRVTAIEGDTVDLIDGRLHVNGRPLPDRDGKIPGGAHPFARDWPQPSYPHVVPAGRIFTLGDNHENALDSRYFGSFPVEAVTHRPGRIILPLSRAGKIE, from the coding sequence ATGAACATCCGCAAGCTCGCCGTACCACTCTGCTTTCTGCTGTTTGGCATCGTGGTGATGACGCTGGTTCTGACCGGCACCGTGAAAATCTTCGAGATTCCCACGGGCAGCATGACGCCGACCATCCAGCCGGGCGATCACGTGACGGCGACCCGGATCTTCAATCCCGCCGGCAAGGTCGAGAAGGGGGATCTCGTGATCTTCGACGCGATCAAGGCAAGTGCTCGGCTGAGCGACTCAAAATACGTCCAGAGAGTTACCGCGATCGAAGGAGATACGGTCGATCTGATCGATGGCCGGCTCCACGTGAATGGCCGGCCCTTGCCTGACCGGGATGGCAAGATTCCCGGCGGGGCGCATCCCTTCGCCCGTGACTGGCCGCAGCCCAGCTATCCCCACGTGGTGCCTGCGGGCCGGATTTTCACGCTGGGCGACAATCATGAGAACGCTCTCGACAGCCGCTATTTCGGCTCCTTTCCGGTGGAGGCCGTGACGCATCGTCCCGGCCGGATCATCTTACCGCTTTCCCGAGCCGGAAAGATCGAGTGA
- the ligA gene encoding NAD-dependent DNA ligase LigA has product MDDFFDQPAPEARIRQLRAELERHNRLYYTDAAPEISDAEYDKLFRELEGLEAKHPEYDDENSPTHRVGGAPLDSFQQVRHLVPMLSIDDVFELKPPDDAPADFVAEAELIDFYKRLQKNLSREHIAVTVEPKIDGVAVSLVYRDGKLAYAATRGDGTTGDDITNNVRTILSVPLELKVPSPKGLDVDLDHLLFYDPPNGSSGSSTVIGGTLEDSPAESLGRKLAYDLEPDDGADLSERLRREAESILEWGTEAGRLIDPGKLLALVGDWKKLGGQSEHTVFAVESSKRVIKFTLPPNFGAQGAEMYLKNISSSNRLFVDDIRFHGVLQTHKGPAFVISQPFVKGDEPTLEEVATWFESNGYHSVGHNRWLNKVTGTEIADAHTGNLIKTADGELVPIDLQVLTEGEGGLMSLVLSLPQSIPSLLEVRGEIFMPNEAFAAMNTERDEAGLPTFVNPRNATAGTLKQLDPKMVANRPLAFLAHGLGAYEGPELPTEHDFHALLDATGIPRNRPVFIAESLDELLDAVRLIDRERHHLGYGTDGAVVKVLARAERERLGYTSRAPRWAAAYKFLPEQKETLLKDITVQVGRTGVLTPVAELEPVFVSGTTVSRATLHNEEEIQRKDIRLGDIVIIEKAGEIIPAVVRVVMEKRSAGSKQFSLLEHISGQCPSCGGPVSKEEGFVAWRCTNFECPAQAVSKIRQFSSRKALDIEAVGGTVAEALVNRGLCRTPLDLFTLTADNLPSLNLGTDEAARRFGEKNATKVMEALQAAREKPLDRWLFAMGIRQVGESAAKELARLHESLHGLAHIQDGEVVCSSILETIQAITRKEAEAKLISPRNKENPPADAEDKKSRESAYKALKAEIDELKKQNAGYAVSADVGQVVAESVLAFFGSEGGKHVLERLADLDINPKSENYLPKLAEADLSELPLAGKTFVITGTLSKDRDEMKRFLESKGAKVSGSISAKTDYLLAGDGGGSKRDKADKLKVTVIDEAQLNELLQS; this is encoded by the coding sequence ATGGACGACTTCTTCGACCAGCCTGCCCCGGAAGCCCGCATCCGCCAATTGCGTGCGGAACTTGAGCGCCACAACCGGCTCTACTACACGGATGCCGCGCCAGAGATCTCGGATGCGGAATACGACAAGCTCTTCCGTGAGCTGGAGGGTCTGGAAGCGAAGCACCCCGAATACGACGACGAGAACTCCCCCACCCATCGCGTCGGTGGCGCGCCGCTCGATAGCTTCCAGCAAGTCCGGCACCTCGTGCCGATGCTGAGCATCGACGATGTCTTCGAGCTCAAGCCACCGGATGACGCCCCCGCGGACTTCGTCGCGGAAGCCGAGCTGATCGACTTCTACAAACGGCTGCAAAAGAACCTCAGCCGCGAGCACATCGCCGTCACCGTCGAGCCGAAGATCGACGGCGTGGCAGTCTCGCTCGTCTATCGCGATGGCAAGCTCGCCTATGCCGCCACCCGCGGCGACGGCACCACCGGCGACGACATTACGAACAACGTGCGGACGATTCTTTCCGTCCCGCTGGAACTGAAGGTCCCTTCGCCCAAGGGGCTGGATGTTGACTTGGACCACCTCCTCTTCTACGATCCACCCAATGGCAGCAGCGGCTCAAGCACAGTTATTGGCGGAACGCTTGAAGACAGCCCGGCGGAAAGCCTCGGCCGCAAGCTCGCGTATGACCTCGAGCCAGATGATGGAGCAGATCTTTCGGAACGGCTCCGACGTGAAGCCGAATCCATTCTTGAATGGGGAACTGAAGCTGGACGCCTCATCGACCCCGGCAAACTCCTCGCCCTCGTAGGCGATTGGAAGAAGCTAGGGGGCCAATCCGAGCATACTGTCTTCGCCGTCGAATCGTCGAAGCGGGTCATCAAGTTCACCCTTCCCCCAAACTTCGGGGCCCAAGGGGCAGAAATGTATTTGAAGAACATCAGTTCCTCAAACCGGTTGTTCGTCGATGACATCCGTTTCCATGGTGTCCTGCAAACCCACAAAGGGCCCGCATTTGTCATTTCTCAGCCTTTCGTAAAAGGTGACGAGCCGACGTTAGAGGAAGTAGCCACATGGTTTGAATCCAATGGTTACCATTCTGTAGGACACAACCGTTGGCTGAATAAGGTCACGGGCACCGAGATCGCCGATGCCCACACTGGAAACCTTATCAAGACGGCCGACGGGGAGCTTGTTCCCATCGACCTCCAGGTGCTCACCGAAGGCGAAGGCGGGCTCATGAGCCTTGTTCTCTCATTGCCTCAATCCATCCCTTCCCTGCTTGAAGTCCGCGGCGAGATCTTCATGCCGAATGAAGCCTTTGCGGCAATGAATACGGAGCGCGACGAGGCGGGTCTGCCGACCTTCGTCAATCCGCGCAATGCGACCGCCGGCACGCTGAAGCAGCTCGATCCGAAGATGGTGGCGAATCGCCCGCTGGCCTTCCTCGCTCACGGGCTGGGCGCATATGAGGGCCCGGAACTGCCGACCGAGCACGACTTCCACGCGCTTCTGGATGCGACCGGCATCCCGCGCAACCGTCCTGTCTTCATCGCGGAGTCCCTGGATGAGTTGTTAGACGCTGTTCGGTTGATCGACCGCGAGCGGCACCACCTCGGCTATGGCACGGATGGCGCCGTGGTGAAGGTGCTTGCCCGTGCCGAACGCGAGCGACTGGGCTACACCTCGCGCGCACCGCGTTGGGCAGCCGCTTACAAGTTCCTGCCCGAGCAGAAGGAGACGCTGCTCAAGGACATCACTGTCCAAGTCGGGCGCACCGGAGTCCTTACGCCCGTGGCGGAGCTCGAGCCGGTCTTCGTTTCCGGCACCACGGTATCGCGGGCCACGCTGCACAATGAGGAGGAGATCCAGCGCAAGGACATCCGACTCGGCGACATCGTGATCATCGAGAAGGCAGGCGAGATCATCCCAGCGGTCGTGCGTGTCGTGATGGAGAAACGCTCCGCCGGTTCCAAGCAGTTCTCCTTGTTAGAACACATCAGCGGCCAGTGCCCTTCGTGCGGTGGACCGGTTTCCAAGGAAGAAGGCTTCGTGGCATGGCGCTGCACGAACTTCGAGTGTCCCGCCCAAGCGGTGTCGAAGATCCGCCAGTTCTCCTCCAGAAAGGCGCTCGACATCGAGGCCGTCGGCGGGACCGTGGCCGAGGCACTGGTGAACCGCGGCCTGTGCCGCACGCCACTCGATCTCTTCACCCTCACGGCTGATAACCTTCCGTCGCTCAATCTGGGAACCGACGAGGCTGCTCGCCGCTTCGGCGAGAAGAATGCCACGAAGGTGATGGAAGCCCTGCAAGCCGCGCGCGAGAAGCCGCTGGATCGCTGGCTCTTCGCCATGGGCATCCGCCAGGTGGGCGAATCCGCGGCGAAGGAGTTGGCAAGACTTCACGAATCGCTCCACGGCTTGGCCCATATCCAAGATGGCGAGGTGGTGTGCTCCTCCATCTTGGAAACCATCCAAGCCATCACCCGCAAGGAGGCGGAAGCAAAACTCATTTCTCCGCGCAACAAGGAGAACCCGCCAGCCGATGCCGAGGACAAGAAGTCGCGGGAAAGCGCTTATAAGGCACTCAAGGCGGAGATCGACGAACTCAAGAAGCAGAACGCCGGATATGCGGTATCAGCCGATGTCGGGCAGGTCGTTGCGGAGTCTGTCCTCGCCTTCTTCGGCTCCGAGGGTGGCAAGCACGTGCTGGAACGACTGGCAGACCTCGACATCAATCCGAAGTCCGAGAACTACCTGCCGAAGCTGGCAGAAGCCGACCTTTCCGAACTTCCCCTCGCTGGCAAGACCTTCGTCATCACCGGCACGCTCTCGAAGGATCGCGATGAGATGAAGCGTTTCCTCGAGTCCAAGGGAGCAAAGGTCTCCGGCTCCATCTCCGCGAAGACCGACTACTTACTCGCCGGTGACGGCGGAGGCTCGAAGCGCGATAAGGCGGACAAGCTGAAGGTGACGGTGATTGATGAAGCTCAGTTGAACGAGCTCCTTCAATCATGA